One window of Ziziphus jujuba cultivar Dongzao chromosome 5, ASM3175591v1 genomic DNA carries:
- the LOC107421255 gene encoding uncharacterized protein LOC107421255 → MTQKKIPKAIIVGGSIAGVSCAHTLILAGWDVVVLEKSYAAPTGSPTGAGLGLDPLAQRLIRSWLKQPQLLHNATLPLTIDQNQATDGETKVSWKLTRDEQFNFRAAHWADLHGLLYNALPPNIFQWGHHFLSFCIESDRKSVKVKAKVIQTNETKEIVGDLLIAADGCLSSIRRTFLPDVKLRYSGYCAWRGVLDFSRSENSETIKGIRKAYPELGNGLYFDLGSRTHSVIYELPNKRLNWIWYINQPEPQLKGNSVTMKVSDDMIEKMHQEAENVWVPELVTIIKQTKEPFLNVIYDSDPLDQLVWDNVVLIGDAAHPTTPHGLRSTNMSLLDAAVLGTCLEKWGPENLHSALQEYQSIRLPVVSQQVLHSRRVGRIKQGLGLHDRRPFDPKTASSEDCQELQQKKMPFFADVPLVVDSRYAQMTA, encoded by the exons ATGACTCAGAAAAAAATTCCCAAAGCGATAATAGTTGGAGGAAGCATAGCAGGGGTTTCCTGCGCACACACGCTCATCTTAGCTGGGTGGGACGTGGTAGTGCTCGAGAAATCCTACGCAGCCCCAACTGGAAGTCCAACTGGGGCTGGACTCGGACTAGACCCTCTGGCTCAGCGGCTAATTAGGTCCTGGCTTAAACAACCCCAACTTCTCCACAACGCAACCTTACCCCTCACAATTGATCAG aaTCAAGCAACAGATGGAGAGACAAAGGTGAGCTGGAAACTAACAAGAGACGAGCAATTCAATTTCAGGGCTGCACATTGGGCTGACCTCCATGGTCTTCTATACAATGCTCTTCCACCAAACATATTTCAATGGGgtcatcattttctttctttctgcaTAGAAAGTGACAGAAAATCAGTTAAGGTTAAGGCCAAAGTCATCCAAACTAATGAGACCAAAGAAATTGTTGGGGATTTGCTTATTGCAGCTGATGGGTGTCTCTCTTCCATCCGCAGGACTTTTCTCCCTGACGTTAAACTCAG GTATTCAGGTTATTGTGCATGGAGAGGGGTTCTTGATTTTTCAAGAAGCGAGAACTCAGAAACCATCAAGGGGATCAGGAAGGCCTATCCTGAACTTGGGAATGGCTTGTACTTTGACTTGGGTTCTAGGACTCACTCCGTCATATATGAGCTTCCCAACAAAAGGCTCAATTGGATTTGGTACATCAACCAACCAGAGCCCCAACTGAAG GGTAACTCAGTGACAATGAAAGTAAGTGACGACATGATTGAGAAGATGCACCAAGAGGCAGAAAATGTTTGGGTTCCTGAGTTGGTAACCATAATCAAACAAACAAAGGAGCCTTTCTTAAATGTGATATATGATAGTGATCCATTGGACCAACTCGTTTGGGACAATGTGGTGCTAATCGGAGACGCAGCTCACCCTACAACTCCTCATGGTTTGAGAAGTACAAACATGTCACTGCTTGATGCAGCAGTTTTAGGCACCTGCCTTGAGAAATGGGGACCTGAAAATTTACACTCAGCTCTCCAAGAATATCAATCTATTCGGCTACCAGTGGTTTCGCAACAAGTCCTGCATTCAAGGCGAGTAGGTCGTATAAAACAAGGCTTAGGTCTTCATGATCGTAGACCTTTTGATCCCAAGACTGCTAGTTCTGAGGATTGTCAGGAGCTGCAACAGAAAAAAATGCCTTTCTTTGCTGATGTCCCATTGGTGGTTGATTCGCGTTATGCACAAATGACTGCCTAG